A window of the Sphaerobacter thermophilus DSM 20745 genome harbors these coding sequences:
- the atpF gene encoding F0F1 ATP synthase subunit B, with amino-acid sequence MEDLGINPANLIIQLIAFVAFVAIFWKLALGPITNMLDERRRRIQEGMEAAERMQRELEATRAQNEEVLNQARREAQQILAQARENSEQMLARAQEQARAEAEQMIEKARATIQAEQQQAWQQLRQDVADLAIAAATKIVRRELDRADQARLIQETLAEAGNGRARE; translated from the coding sequence ATGGAAGATCTCGGCATCAATCCCGCCAACCTCATCATCCAGTTGATCGCGTTCGTCGCGTTCGTCGCGATCTTCTGGAAGTTGGCGCTGGGCCCGATCACCAACATGCTCGACGAGCGGCGCCGGCGCATCCAGGAGGGTATGGAGGCGGCGGAGCGCATGCAGCGTGAGCTGGAGGCTACGCGCGCCCAGAATGAAGAGGTGCTCAACCAGGCGCGCCGCGAGGCCCAGCAGATTCTGGCGCAGGCACGGGAGAACAGCGAGCAGATGCTCGCCCGTGCGCAGGAGCAGGCCCGGGCCGAGGCTGAGCAGATGATCGAGAAGGCGCGCGCGACGATCCAGGCCGAGCAGCAGCAGGCGTGGCAGCAGCTCCGCCAGGATGTCGCTGATCTGGCGATTGCCGCCGCCACCAAGATTGTGCGGCGGGAGCTGGATCGGGCCGATCAGGCGCGCCTGATCCAGGAGACCCTGGCTGAGGCCGGCAACGGCCGCGCCCGCGAGTGA
- the atpE gene encoding ATP synthase F0 subunit C yields the protein MFANVTDPAVIVPLAAALAIGLGSLGPALGIGMAVRAAMEALGRNPEAEGAIRITMIIGAALAEAVAIYAFVVAIVIAFVL from the coding sequence GTGTTCGCCAACGTGACCGACCCAGCTGTTATTGTGCCGCTGGCCGCCGCGCTGGCCATCGGGCTTGGCTCGCTGGGTCCGGCGCTGGGTATTGGTATGGCGGTGCGGGCGGCCATGGAGGCGCTCGGTCGCAACCCTGAGGCCGAGGGCGCGATCCGTATCACGATGATCATCGGCGCGGCCCTGGCCGAGGCGGTCGCCATCTACGCGTTCGTGGTCGCCATCGTCATTGCCTTTGTTCTCTAG
- the atpB gene encoding F0F1 ATP synthase subunit A, with product MEVHVAVAAETLWSVPIPGTGLTLNITNSFLTMLIVMAALIIVGTVIARRATLVPGFAQSVFELATEFMLGMVEGAAGKRAGRTIFPLVGGLFIFIIVSNYSGLLPGIGTIGLVDDHGHLETPLFRPPSADLNMTLAMAVVTFLVVQVAGIRAHGVGGRIKHMANPPFLFPIEVIGEFSRIISLAFRLFGNIFAGEVLLTVMYAMANAIKITVVGLLVPVIFLYLEVLFGFIQALVFALLTLIYIVLATADGHDDHAEEAVHEAEGSQHAVTPATSGGD from the coding sequence ATGGAAGTTCACGTTGCGGTAGCAGCGGAGACGCTCTGGTCCGTCCCGATCCCCGGGACGGGGCTGACGCTCAACATCACCAACTCCTTCCTCACGATGCTCATCGTCATGGCCGCGCTGATCATCGTCGGCACCGTCATCGCCCGTCGCGCCACGCTTGTCCCCGGCTTTGCGCAGTCGGTGTTCGAGTTGGCCACCGAGTTTATGCTCGGGATGGTTGAGGGTGCCGCGGGGAAGCGGGCTGGTCGGACCATCTTCCCCCTGGTCGGTGGGCTGTTCATCTTCATCATCGTCTCGAACTACTCCGGGCTCCTGCCCGGGATCGGCACGATCGGGTTGGTGGATGACCACGGGCACCTCGAGACACCGTTGTTCCGCCCGCCGAGCGCAGACCTCAACATGACGCTGGCGATGGCGGTCGTCACGTTCCTGGTGGTCCAGGTGGCCGGTATCCGCGCCCATGGAGTGGGTGGCCGGATCAAGCACATGGCCAACCCGCCGTTCTTGTTCCCGATCGAAGTCATCGGTGAGTTCTCCCGCATCATTTCGCTGGCCTTCCGACTCTTCGGCAACATCTTTGCCGGTGAGGTTCTGCTCACGGTGATGTACGCGATGGCGAACGCCATCAAGATCACCGTGGTGGGGCTCCTGGTCCCGGTGATCTTCCTGTACCTGGAGGTTCTGTTCGGGTTCATCCAGGCACTGGTCTTTGCACTGCTGACGTTGATCTACATCGTCTTGGCCACCGCGGATGGGCATGACGATCATGCCGAGGAAGCGGTGCACGAAGCGGAGGGTTCTCAGCACGCGGTCACACCGGCGACGAGCGGTGGCGACTAG
- a CDS encoding AtpZ/AtpI family protein: MADPLSKLGSERDWRAIGTATGLGCSTVSSLMLCILGGLFLDRWLGTAPIFTLVGVGLGIAAAGYLLYELAMISRSDKGLIRVRKRDAIERSAKTEPNEEEP, from the coding sequence ATGGCGGACCCGCTCAGCAAACTCGGCAGCGAGCGCGATTGGCGTGCCATAGGCACGGCCACCGGTTTAGGGTGCTCGACTGTCAGCAGTTTGATGCTGTGCATCCTGGGCGGGCTGTTCCTGGACCGCTGGCTGGGCACAGCGCCCATTTTCACCCTGGTGGGGGTGGGGCTCGGCATCGCGGCAGCGGGTTACCTCTTGTACGAGCTAGCAATGATCAGTCGCTCGGACAAGGGGTTGATTCGTGTGCGCAAACGTGATGCAATCGAGCGGTCGGCGAAGACGGAGCCGAACGAAGAGGAGCCTTGA
- a CDS encoding CTP synthase — MPKYIFVTGGVVSSVGKGITTASIGRLLKGRGLSVAIMKLDPYLNVDPGTMSPFQHGEVFVTDDGAETDLDLGHYERFTDENLSRSSNVTTGQVYSAVIAKERRGDFLGGTVQVIPHITNEIKDRIRLVAEERQPDVVVVEVGGTVGDIEGQPFLEAIRQMRKEEGRRNVLYIHVTLLPYVGSTGELKTKPTQHSVKELRAIGIQPDVIVCRADKPVPQDVQAKIALFCDVDEDAVIPLPTAETIYEVPLMLEEAGLGRYIAEHFGWSDAPPDLNEWANMVHRLKHPRRRVEIALVGKYVELHDAYMSVVEALTHAGLAHDVAVDVIWVNSDLSSPESIAQQLRRAFGIVVPGGFGARGVEGKLAAVRFAREHKIPYLGLCYGLHMAVIEVSRNVLGLERANTTEIDPATPDPVVGLMPDQRGVDLGGTMRLGLYPCRLVPGTRVAEAYGQDVVDERHRHRWEINNDYLPRLEEAGLIVAGTSPDGRLVEVMELRDHPWFVGVQFHPEFKSRPTRPHPLFEGFVGAALEALREGDQRPLPLREIEAAPTTAND, encoded by the coding sequence ATGCCAAAGTACATCTTTGTGACCGGTGGGGTTGTGTCGTCAGTCGGTAAGGGGATCACGACCGCCTCGATCGGTCGCCTCCTCAAGGGTCGGGGGCTCAGCGTCGCTATCATGAAGCTCGACCCGTACCTCAATGTCGACCCCGGCACGATGTCTCCCTTCCAGCACGGCGAAGTCTTCGTAACCGACGACGGCGCTGAGACCGACCTCGACCTCGGCCACTACGAGCGATTCACCGACGAAAACCTCAGTCGATCTTCCAACGTCACGACCGGCCAGGTCTACTCGGCCGTCATCGCCAAGGAACGCCGGGGTGACTTCCTCGGCGGCACGGTTCAGGTCATCCCCCACATCACGAACGAGATCAAGGATCGCATCCGTCTGGTTGCGGAGGAGCGGCAGCCTGACGTGGTGGTCGTCGAGGTGGGTGGCACCGTGGGCGACATCGAGGGCCAGCCGTTCCTCGAGGCGATCCGCCAGATGCGCAAGGAGGAGGGGCGGCGCAACGTCCTCTACATCCATGTCACGCTGCTGCCGTATGTCGGCAGCACCGGCGAGTTGAAGACCAAGCCGACCCAGCACAGCGTGAAGGAGTTGCGCGCCATCGGCATCCAGCCCGACGTGATTGTCTGCCGGGCCGACAAGCCGGTGCCGCAGGACGTGCAGGCCAAGATCGCGCTCTTCTGCGACGTGGACGAGGATGCGGTCATCCCGCTGCCGACGGCCGAGACCATCTACGAGGTGCCGCTGATGCTTGAGGAGGCCGGGCTGGGCCGCTACATCGCTGAGCACTTCGGCTGGTCGGATGCGCCGCCGGACCTGAACGAGTGGGCGAACATGGTCCACCGGTTGAAGCATCCGCGGCGGCGGGTGGAGATCGCCCTGGTCGGCAAGTACGTCGAGCTGCACGATGCGTACATGAGTGTCGTCGAGGCCCTGACTCACGCCGGTCTGGCCCACGACGTGGCCGTCGACGTGATCTGGGTCAACTCGGATCTGTCGAGCCCGGAGAGCATCGCGCAGCAGCTCCGGCGGGCCTTCGGCATCGTCGTCCCGGGCGGTTTCGGGGCGCGGGGTGTCGAGGGGAAACTGGCGGCGGTCCGATTTGCACGTGAGCACAAGATCCCGTATCTTGGTCTGTGCTACGGCTTGCACATGGCGGTGATCGAGGTGTCGCGCAACGTGCTCGGACTTGAGCGGGCCAACACCACCGAGATCGACCCGGCGACGCCGGACCCGGTGGTGGGTCTGATGCCGGACCAGCGCGGTGTGGATCTGGGCGGGACGATGCGCCTAGGGCTGTACCCGTGTCGGCTCGTCCCGGGCACGCGGGTTGCCGAGGCGTACGGCCAGGACGTGGTGGACGAGCGGCACCGGCACCGCTGGGAGATCAACAACGACTACCTGCCGCGCCTGGAGGAGGCCGGGCTGATCGTGGCGGGAACGTCGCCCGACGGCCGGCTGGTCGAGGTAATGGAGCTGCGGGATCACCCGTGGTTCGTCGGGGTGCAGTTCCACCCGGAGTTCAAGTCCCGGCCGACCCGGCCGCATCCGCTGTTCGAAGGGTTTGTCGGCGCGGCGCTGGAGGCACTGCGGGAGGGCGATCAGCGGCCGCTGCCGCTGCGTGAGATCGAGGCGGCCCCGACGACGGCAAACGACTAG
- a CDS encoding MBL fold metallo-hydrolase, giving the protein MPEIKWLGHACFRIRGRDAVVLMDPVGPETGYRLPLQQADIVTVSHDHPGHNAVDRVRPGYRLITGPGEYEIREVFIQGVRTYHDSEGGKRLGKNTVYTVEIDDLVICHLGDLGHTLSESEAAALNGVDVLLVPVGGGPTLDASGAAEVIGQIEPSVVIPMQFRTPEGDHDRDPVDRFLKAMGAAAVEPRDRVSIRKSDLGETVEVVLLQP; this is encoded by the coding sequence ATGCCTGAGATCAAGTGGTTGGGCCATGCATGTTTTCGGATCCGGGGCCGTGACGCCGTGGTCTTGATGGACCCGGTCGGGCCGGAGACGGGCTACCGCCTCCCACTGCAGCAGGCAGACATCGTCACGGTGAGCCACGATCATCCGGGTCACAACGCGGTCGATCGGGTCCGCCCAGGCTACCGCCTTATCACGGGTCCGGGAGAGTACGAGATCCGCGAGGTCTTCATCCAGGGCGTGCGGACCTACCATGACTCCGAGGGCGGGAAACGCCTGGGAAAGAACACTGTTTACACGGTGGAGATCGACGATCTGGTCATCTGCCATCTGGGGGACCTGGGGCATACCTTGAGCGAAAGCGAGGCAGCGGCGCTGAACGGCGTCGACGTCCTGTTGGTGCCGGTCGGCGGCGGGCCGACGCTCGATGCATCAGGCGCGGCCGAGGTGATCGGCCAGATTGAGCCCTCGGTGGTCATCCCCATGCAGTTCCGGACTCCAGAGGGGGATCACGATCGTGACCCGGTCGATCGCTTCCTGAAGGCGATGGGCGCCGCGGCGGTTGAGCCGCGCGACCGGGTGTCGATCCGGAAGTCGGACCTGGGTGAGACGGTGGAGGTGGTGCTGCTGCAGCCATGA
- a CDS encoding acyl-CoA thioesterase has translation MAEDLEQFRFWHPIRVRYRDVDRQDIVYFGVYLEYFSQGIYEYFAALGIPLSETEPSGEFDTVFRRVEIDYLGSARLDDTVRIGVRCVRIGNSSLEFATVAVRERDGAVLAQGRLVLVNHVRHAGRSKPIPEPIRRAVADFDAVAV, from the coding sequence GTGGCCGAGGATCTGGAACAGTTCCGATTCTGGCACCCGATCCGGGTGCGCTACCGCGACGTCGACCGGCAGGACATCGTCTATTTCGGCGTCTACCTCGAATACTTCAGCCAGGGGATCTACGAGTACTTCGCGGCGCTGGGCATCCCGCTCTCCGAGACGGAGCCCAGCGGCGAGTTTGACACCGTCTTCCGCCGGGTGGAGATCGACTACCTCGGGTCGGCGCGGCTGGACGACACGGTCCGCATCGGGGTGCGATGCGTGCGGATCGGGAACAGCAGCCTCGAGTTTGCGACCGTGGCGGTACGAGAGCGCGACGGCGCCGTGCTGGCTCAGGGGCGGCTCGTGCTGGTGAACCACGTGCGGCATGCGGGTCGTTCCAAACCGATCCCCGAGCCGATCCGCCGCGCGGTGGCGGACTTCGATGCGGTCGCGGTGTGA
- a CDS encoding regulatory protein RecX, whose product MAEENIRSGTITEIADQARDPERVSVFLDGQFAFGVAREIAAREGLFVGRSLSAAEVADLLRADEAARATNAALHFLGYRPRSEREVRDRLRRRGFSDEAIEAAVARLLDWRYLDDAEFARFWVENRTEHQPRGRRRLRAELRAKGVDADLVDQAIDEAGGDEFPAALALARKRVTSLRGLDPLVQRRRLAGFLQRRGYDWDIVRSVLDAVLGENEDAAEVD is encoded by the coding sequence ATGGCTGAGGAGAACATCCGTTCCGGCACGATCACCGAGATCGCCGACCAGGCCCGTGACCCGGAGCGCGTCAGCGTCTTTCTCGACGGCCAGTTCGCCTTCGGCGTCGCGCGAGAGATCGCGGCGCGCGAGGGGCTCTTCGTCGGGCGGTCGCTGAGCGCGGCAGAGGTGGCAGACCTGCTGCGCGCGGATGAAGCGGCGCGTGCCACCAACGCGGCACTGCACTTCCTGGGCTACCGACCCCGCTCGGAGCGGGAGGTGCGGGATCGGTTGCGTCGCCGGGGATTCAGCGACGAGGCAATCGAGGCGGCCGTCGCCCGGCTCCTGGATTGGCGCTACCTGGATGACGCGGAATTCGCCCGCTTCTGGGTCGAGAACCGGACCGAACACCAGCCCCGCGGCCGGCGGCGCCTGCGCGCGGAGCTGCGCGCGAAAGGGGTCGACGCCGATCTGGTCGATCAGGCGATCGACGAGGCGGGTGGGGACGAGTTCCCCGCGGCGCTGGCCCTGGCGCGGAAGCGGGTGACCTCGCTCCGCGGGCTCGACCCGCTAGTGCAGCGGCGGCGGCTCGCCGGCTTCCTGCAGCGCCGTGGCTACGACTGGGACATTGTCCGCTCGGTGTTGGACGCGGTGCTCGGCGAGAACGAGGACGCCGCAGAGGTGGACTAG
- a CDS encoding YdcF family protein — MLRAIVLVFVAAIMLGTLAAGLLALAIYHQARQDETAEADAIVVLGTAQFDGRPSPTFQARLDHARALFEAGYAPLIVLTGGAAEGDWTSEAEAGRNYLIEQGVPSGVLLSVPAGRTSSESLREAEPELRERGISRILLVSDPFHMFRVKRIARDLGFSPLASPTRSSPIREDSSLEYRYMAREIGAYLAYVFIKE; from the coding sequence GTGTTGCGCGCCATCGTTCTCGTGTTCGTCGCGGCCATCATGCTCGGCACGTTGGCCGCCGGTCTGCTTGCCCTGGCGATCTACCACCAGGCGCGCCAGGACGAAACCGCGGAGGCCGACGCCATCGTGGTGTTGGGGACGGCCCAGTTCGACGGCCGCCCCTCGCCGACCTTCCAGGCGCGACTGGACCACGCGCGGGCGTTGTTCGAAGCCGGCTACGCCCCGCTGATCGTCCTCACGGGCGGAGCAGCCGAGGGGGATTGGACCTCCGAGGCAGAAGCCGGGCGGAACTACCTTATCGAGCAGGGCGTGCCCAGCGGTGTCTTGTTGAGCGTGCCCGCTGGACGCACCTCGAGTGAGAGCCTGCGCGAGGCTGAGCCGGAGCTGCGCGAGCGTGGCATATCACGGATTCTGCTGGTCAGCGACCCGTTCCACATGTTCCGCGTCAAGCGGATCGCCAGGGACCTCGGCTTCTCACCGCTGGCCTCGCCGACGCGCTCCAGTCCGATCCGCGAGGACAGCAGCCTCGAATACCGCTACATGGCCCGAGAGATTGGCGCATACCTCGCCTATGTCTTCATCAAGGAGTAA
- a CDS encoding site-2 protease family protein, whose translation MRLDPDQVIEADYRVNPETGVLEQAPRRRSRQLRRWLAPLVLVIGVLSKAKALLAPLKLLLKGPVLGPVASAFVSVAAYALAFGWQFAVGLVALLFVHEMGHVVVLRRFGVRATAPIFIPFLGAFIGMRQLPRDAVMEAKVGLGGPVLGSLGALAAWGMYVVTGHGLWLVLTYLGVVLNLFNLLPIPPLDGGRAVAAISRWLWVLGLLGLGVLMFRMPSPIFILIGVFAAGELINMWRRTQADPAYYRVPLAQRVAVSAVYFGLAVALGAAMVHLTPLMYAARPL comes from the coding sequence ATGCGGCTCGACCCCGATCAGGTCATCGAAGCCGATTATCGAGTGAACCCTGAGACGGGCGTCCTGGAGCAGGCGCCGCGGCGTCGATCGCGCCAGCTTCGCCGCTGGCTGGCGCCGCTGGTGTTGGTCATCGGCGTCCTCTCCAAGGCGAAGGCGCTCCTGGCTCCACTGAAGCTGCTACTGAAGGGACCAGTGCTGGGTCCGGTGGCCAGTGCGTTTGTCAGTGTCGCGGCCTATGCCCTCGCCTTCGGCTGGCAGTTCGCCGTCGGTCTGGTGGCCCTGCTCTTCGTCCATGAGATGGGCCATGTTGTGGTGCTGCGCCGCTTCGGCGTGAGGGCCACCGCGCCGATCTTCATCCCCTTCCTGGGGGCCTTCATCGGGATGCGCCAGTTGCCGCGCGACGCCGTCATGGAGGCGAAGGTCGGACTGGGCGGGCCGGTGCTCGGGTCGCTCGGCGCGCTGGCGGCGTGGGGCATGTACGTCGTCACCGGGCACGGGCTGTGGCTGGTGCTGACCTATCTCGGCGTGGTCCTCAACCTCTTCAACCTGTTGCCGATCCCGCCGCTCGACGGCGGCCGGGCTGTGGCGGCGATCTCGCGCTGGTTGTGGGTGCTCGGCTTGCTCGGGCTCGGGGTGCTCATGTTCCGGATGCCCAGCCCGATTTTCATCCTCATCGGCGTGTTCGCGGCCGGCGAACTGATCAACATGTGGCGGCGCACCCAAGCCGACCCGGCGTACTACCGGGTGCCCCTCGCGCAGCGCGTGGCGGTGTCTGCGGTGTATTTCGGGCTGGCCGTAGCTCTCGGGGCGGCGATGGTGCACCTCACTCCACTGATGTACGCCGCGCGGCCGCTGTAG
- a CDS encoding response regulator transcription factor, with protein sequence MRVVIVDPRPITGEVLRYVLAEAGNEVILVRSAAAAIRAVVEGGVDAVLLEAELPDLDGWELCKELRGRRYTGPLIFVSEQGSTRAKVRAFEHGADDFIVEPYDPAELVARVGAVARRCQRADYQAMGTVLKVGDVELAIGELTVRVAGREPVLLTPTEMRLLECLMRNSQITISRETLIERTWGYDFVGESNRVDVYISRLRKKLERDPAAPEYLHTVRGVGYVFRPAPRANVTDLDSVLAARDHHASAISAG encoded by the coding sequence ATGCGGGTGGTGATCGTCGACCCCAGACCGATCACGGGAGAGGTCTTACGCTACGTGCTGGCAGAGGCCGGCAATGAGGTGATCCTCGTCCGTTCTGCCGCTGCCGCGATCCGGGCGGTCGTAGAGGGTGGCGTCGACGCGGTGCTGCTGGAGGCGGAGCTGCCGGACCTGGACGGCTGGGAGCTGTGCAAGGAGCTGCGCGGGCGGCGCTACACCGGGCCGCTGATCTTCGTCAGCGAGCAGGGCAGCACCCGGGCCAAGGTGCGCGCCTTCGAGCACGGCGCCGATGACTTCATCGTCGAGCCCTACGACCCGGCCGAGCTGGTGGCGCGGGTGGGGGCGGTGGCGCGCCGCTGCCAGCGGGCGGACTACCAGGCGATGGGCACGGTGCTGAAGGTGGGGGACGTCGAGCTGGCGATTGGGGAGTTGACGGTGCGGGTGGCCGGGCGGGAGCCGGTGCTGCTGACGCCGACGGAGATGCGGCTGTTGGAGTGTCTGATGCGCAACAGTCAGATCACCATCAGCCGGGAGACGTTGATCGAGCGGACGTGGGGGTACGACTTTGTGGGGGAGAGCAACCGGGTGGATGTGTACATCAGCCGGTTGCGCAAGAAGCTGGAGCGGGACCCGGCGGCGCCGGAGTACCTGCACACGGTGCGGGGCGTGGGCTACGTCTTCCGCCCCGCGCCGCGGGCGAACGTCACGGACCTCGACTCCGTGTTAGCAGCGCGCGATCACCACGCGTCGGCCATTTCGGCTGGATAA